The stretch of DNA GGATTATATTAAAAGAGGAACTTGTTATGGTGCATATATTGGCCACGAAATAGTTGGAATTTACGTAATTTTAAAAACAAGACCATTTACAATGGAATTAGTAAATATTGCTGTGAAAAAGCAATACCAGAATAAGGGAATTGGAAAGAAAATGGTTTTAGATGCCATAACTAAATCCAGATTAAAGAATGCAAAAATCCTAGAGGTTTGCACAGGAAATTGTGGCATTTCACAAATAGCATTATAT from Methanobacterium veterum encodes:
- a CDS encoding GNAT family N-acetyltransferase is translated as MVDVCIKKLKENVNIPYNLLFLADDSKEAIEDYIKRGTCYGAYIGHEIVGIYVILKTRPFTMELVNIAVKKQYQNKGIGKKMVLDAITKSRLKNAKILEVCTGNCGISQIALYQKCGFRITGIDRDYFKQHYKEKIIENGIECMDMVRLSINL